A DNA window from Castanea sativa cultivar Marrone di Chiusa Pesio chromosome 7, ASM4071231v1 contains the following coding sequences:
- the LOC142644673 gene encoding F-box protein SKIP23-like, protein MADWSQLPKDLLDLIAKHLDSPFYQLNKLRLRSVCSSWRSSISDHRPLRRRRRLLFLPDDGFITTHQSTFAFHLSKRTIFLITLPSDNNNSWLIKTEEHHPSQMQLLNPLLRTQIKSLPLDSPKVINLLNFRILELGHEYVLHYMNFKPFGNSSLGDVSSLYMEKVVYICLGSENETDDFALLTIHVSGKLAMFKSRNKNWCIIDDMPLVHDVLSPYDDVVLFRGEFYAVDNTGRTVLVGLSSNLSLVAGSVFGGDKKFLVESVGQLLMVDMYLSAVFDDVDGGAEDVDEAFLDGIMGERTVWFKVFELDWEGKKWAEVKSLGDRVLFLGDNCTFSAPASVLSGCKGNCIFFTGNFNRNCEEGGSSDGVFRNREIGVCDLDNGSIKPLGDYPEYSKLFWPPPAWVASTTLGVQNEFEEMRM, encoded by the exons ATGGCAGATTGGTCCCAACTCCCCAAAGACCTCCTAGACTTAATCGCCAAACACCTCGACAGCCCATTCTACCAACTCAACAAGCTCCGTTTACGATCCGTCTGCTCCTCATGGCGGTCCTCCATTTCCGACCACCGTCCCctccgccgccgccgccgcttGCTTTTCCTCCCAGACGACGGATTCATCACCACCCATCAATCCACCTTCGCTTTCCACCTATCCAAACGCACCATATTCCTCATCACCCTCCCCTCCGATAACAACAATTCATGGCTCATCAAAACCGAAGAGCACCACCCAAGTCAAATGCAATTGCTGAACCCACTGTTGAGGACCCAGATCAAGTCTCTGCCTTTGGATTCCCCAAAGGtgataaatttgttgaatttcaGAATTTTGGAACTGGGTCATGAATATGTTCTCCATTACATGAATTTTAAGCCTTTTGGTAACTCGTCGTTAGGAGATGTGTCGAGTTTGTACATGGAAAAGGTTGTTTACATTTGTTTAGGTTCCGAAAACGAAACTGATGATTTTGCATTGCTTACGATTCATGTGTCTGGGAAATTGGCTATGTTCAAGTCTAGGAATAAAAACTGGTGTATAATTGATGATATGCCTTTGGTTCATGATGTGCTTTCGCCATACGATGATGTTGTTTTGTTTAGAGGCGAGTTTTATGCTGTTGATAATACTGGGAGGACTGTTCTTGTTGGGTTGTCGTCGAATTTGAGTTTGGTTGCAGGGTCTGTGTTTGGTGGTGATAAGAAGTTTTTGGTTGAGTCTGTTGGTCAATTGTTGATGGTTGATATGTATTTGAGTGCGGTGTTTGATGACGTGGATGGTGGTGCTGAGGATGTTGATGAGGCTTTTTTAGATGGGATTATGGGGGAGAGGACGGTGTGGTTTAAGGTTTTCGAGTTGGATTGGGAGGGGAAGAAGTGGGCGGAGGTGAAGAGTTTGGGGGATCGGGTGTTGTTTTTGGGAGACAATTGCACATTTTCTGCCCCGGCTTCAGTGCTGTCGGGTTGTAAAGGGAATTGCATATTTTTCACGGGTAACTTCAATAGGAACTGCGAAGAAGGTGGTAGCAGTGATGGGGTTTTCAGGAATAGGGAAATAGGTGTATGTGATTTAGATAATGGAAGTATTAAACCTTTGGGGGATTATCCAGAATATTCGAAGCTGTTTTGGCCTCCTCCTGCTTGGGTTGCATCAACAACGTTGGGA GTGCAAAATGAATTTGAAGAAATGCGCATGTAA
- the LOC142642782 gene encoding F-box protein SKIP23-like: protein MADWSQLPQDLLHLIAKRLKTRIDLFRLRSICSSWRSSIALPPKQHRHTPIPTTDDSKFTLSLDLSEHTVYLIESQQQGSPPKRWLVKVFQDQHGRMHLLDPLSRSKVVGFDNLLLDLREFKVFELCQEHVLHRTATYGAHEPWRSRQVVEVDKVALMCVGQENNDFALVTPHRDGGGLAFFNSRIQQWITIGSHPATSSCIAVTHFEGKFYAVDTKGRTISIDQFLDSKVVTNLGSDAYMKYLVEAGGELLVVEAYLPFPNAEGSIGSESYRGLCIDYFEVFKLNKEGDKWVKVNSLGDWVLFLGVYSSFSVLASELPGCKGNCIVMTQPRWKEFNLDGHDTYVVELESGRSEPLENYPDFSKLLFPGDMGTSSA, encoded by the coding sequence ATGGCGGATTGGTCTCAGCTCCCCCAAGATCTCTTACACCTAATAGCCAAACGCCTCAAGACCCGCATTGATCTCTTCCGCCTTCGCTCCATTTGCTCTTCATGGCGCTCCTCTATTGCTCTTCCGCCCAAACAACACCGTCACACTCCAATTCCCACCACAGACGACTCCAAATTCACCCTCAGTCTCGACCTATCCGAACACACCGTTTATCTCATCGAATCACAACAACAAGGGTCTCCTCCAAAGCGCTGGTTGGTCAAGGTTTTCCAAGACCAACATGGTCGAATGCACTTGCTTGACCCACTTTCACGCTCCAAGGTTGTCGGATTCGACAACTTGTTATTGGATTTGAGAGAGTTTAAAGTGTTTGAGTTGTGTCAAGAACATGTTCTTCATCGTACCGCAACGTATGGAGCCCATGAACCTTGGAGGAGTCGTCAAGTTGTCGAGGTTGACAAGGTTGCTCTCATGTGTGTGGGCCAAGAAAACAATGATTTTGCATTGGTGACCCCACATCGAGATGGTGGAGGATTGGCTTTCTTCAATTCGAGAATCCAGCAATGGATCACTATTGGGTCCCACCCTGCCACGTCATCATGCATAGCAGTGACTCACTTTGAGGGCAAGTTCTATGCTGTTGATACCAAAGGAAGAACAATTAGTATTGACCAATTTTTAGATTCAAAAGTGGTCACTAATTTGGGGTCTGATGCGTACATGAAGTACTTAGTTGAAGCAGGTGGTGAATTGTTGGTGGTTGAAGCGTATCTTCCTTTTCCTAATGCTGAGGGATCCATTGGCAGCGAGAGCTATAGGGGTTTGTGTATTGATTATTTTGAGGTCTTTAAGTTGAACAAAGAAGGGGATAAATGGGTTAAGGTCAACAGCTTGGGGGATTGGGTGTTGTTTTTGGGTgtttattcttcattttctgTGTTGGCTTCTGAGCTTCCAGGCTGCAAGGGGAATTGCATAGTTATGACTCAGCCAAGGTGGAAAGAATTTAATCTGGATGGTCATGATACGTATGTAGTTGAATTGGAAAGTGGTAGATCTGAACCTTTGGAGAATTACCCAGATTTTTCCAAGTTGTTGTTTCCTGGTGATATGGGTACTTCTTCCGCTTGA